Proteins from one Podospora pseudocomata strain CBS 415.72m chromosome 4, whole genome shotgun sequence genomic window:
- a CDS encoding hypothetical protein (EggNog:ENOG503PHCI; COG:S): MSTNAYSPQPHSPCVPSEEQGEWVWVPKTAMPSPQAGQLDYQFTTTPLFTPAFGDSSVSPSTLSADPWDSLMMTGQVDNTLFTSPSSSMINEFGSPADALLEDFGHVGRSDLFPEAVPPLQGFLTDDLLTPFMDATLFPAADINLNLNTFVPDVTTPFSHFGVALSPTSSVHESSPTFSYSPPIFDSPFPATTGASSDITSPSTPHIHSCSESNCSKTFDKVSDLKRHERKHRQPFRCELCGKGHLDKRALGRHLWAKHPEYAQQHNTRSERIRCTECDYEGRADNVARHSKRHAKKR, encoded by the exons ATGTCCACCAACGCTTActcccctcaaccccacTCCCCCTGCGTCCCATCTGAGGAACagggggagtgggtgtgGGTTCCGAAGACGGCCATGCCTTCTCCTCAGGCTGGTCAGCTCGACTACcaattcaccaccacaccactctTCACACCCGCCTTCGGCGACTCCTCCGTTTCACCCAGCACACTCTCCGCCGACCCGTGGGactcgttgatgatgacagGTCAAGTGGATAACACATTGTTTACTTCGCCCTCGTCCTCCATGATTAACGAGTTTG GCAGCCCTGCTGACGCCCTTCTCGAAGACTTTGGCCATGTGGGCCGGTCGGATCTCTTTCCCGAAGCTGTTCCGCCCCTTCAGGGCTTCCTTACGGACGatctcctcaccccctttaTGGACGCTACGCTCTTCCCTGCTGCCGATATCAACTTGAACCTGAACACCTTCGTGCCTGATGTTACAACGCCTTTTTCTCACTTCGGCGTCGCCCTCAGCCCCACGTCGTCTGTTCACGAGAGCTCTCCGACATTCAGCTACAGCCCTCCCATTTTCGACTCACCCTTTCCGGCTACCACTGGGGCTTCTTCCGATAtcacctctccctctacTCCTCACATCCACTCGTGCTCCGAGTCCAACTGCTCCAAGACCTTTGACAAAGTGTCTGATCTCAAGAGACACGAACGTAAACACCGCCAGCCATTCCGATGCGAGCTCTGTGGCAAGGGACACCTTGACAAGCGCGCGCTTGGTCGGCACTTGTGGGCGAAACACCCCGAGTACGCTcagcaacacaacaccaGGTCGGAGCGGATAAGGTGCACCGAGTGCGACTACGAGGGGAGGGCAGATAATGTCGCCCGACACTCGAAGCGACATGCCAAGAAGCGGTAG